The Desulfosoma sp. DNA window GGTTGGTGCGGTTCCAGGACGAAGCGTGGAAACCTCGGCTGGAAGCCGCATTTCGGCTTCTGAGTGATATGGGCTTGGGAGGCGAACGCACCTACGGGCTGGGTATGTTCCGTTTCGACGGTTTTACGCCCGTCGAGGATGTATGGTCATTGAACCTGCCCGAGGCCGATCCCAGACGTCACGTGTTGTTGTCACGATACGTCCCTACAAAGGATGAGCTCGGGCGACTACCTCAGGTGTTGAGCGCGTGGGACATGGAGGAGAGTCGAGGTTACGTGGTGTCCGGCCGTTCGGCCACCACCGTCAAAAGGAAACGCGTGCGATTCCTCATTGAGGGATCCGTTGCCCGCGAACCCCTTTCAGGCCGACTTGTGGATGTCACGCCGGAACAAGGCTTAGCTTTAGGCCTAACTCATCGTGTGTATCGGTCAGGGTTGGGGTTTTGGTTTCCCTAACGTTTGAGTTCAGGAGGCGTTTCATGGCCACACAGACGGCTACCTCCCCTGTGATGGACAAAGCTCTGGAAAAGCTGACCGTCTTTTTAACGGTACTTTCTCCCATTCACATTGGAACAAAGGACGGCGCACTTCAGCCCATGGAGTACCTTTTTGACGGGGCAAGGGTGCATGTGGTGGATGAAACCAAGCTTGGTCGCTTTCTCTTGCAGAGGAACCTACTGGACAATTTCGTGCAGCAGGCTTTCTCAGGAGATTTAAGGAAAAAAGGTCTGCACGGTTTTTTAAAGGAGAAAGCCCGAGACGTGGATTTCAGGAAAATCGGTCCTCAGGTGGCGTCTTACTCAGTTCCCGGGGGATCTTCGAATATGCCGGATTTTAGACCGTTTGTGAGAGACGGTTTTGGAAACGTTTACTTGCCAGGAACATCCATCAAGGGCGTTTTGCGCACGGCCATCATTTATAACATACTTAAAAGCGAGCTTCCCTCAGGGTCGAGCCAAGGGAAGCATCCTCGAGAACAAAAGGTCAGATCATGGATCCGGCAATTGCGGACGGAAAAAAAACAAGAAAGGGCAAAGAAGTTCCTTTCGACCGAGTTGCAAAAAACGACCCTTCAGTGCTGGAAGCTTGCAGGCGGCGGCAAAGAGCAAAACCGTGACCTTTTGCGGTGTTTAAAGGTTCGAGATGCCTACCCCTTAAACGGCAAGGTGGAAACCAGTGTCATTCCCATTCGGTTTCTTTCCAAAAAAAAGGATGGAGCCCACTACTGGAGCGCGAAGCCGAGGGGAGGTGGCGACCTTGAGATCTGGGTGGAGGCCGTGATCGGTGGCACCTTTCAAACGGAAATCTTATGGGATCATGCCCTATGGGAAAAATTTTGCCATAATAATCCAACGTTGAAAAACTTGGGAGAAATGAGCCCGAAAAAAATCCTACTTATGGCTAATGCCATGAATCGCGACGTCATCGATCATGAGAGGGCTTTTTACTCCTCCAAGGGGATGGCTCAAGGCGAGCTTCTTAAGCAATGGTATGAGCAACTGGGGACGTCCGTTTTGCGTATCGGCTTCGGGTCAGGCATGCTCTCCACAACGGTGAATCTCCTGTGGAGTGAACAACTTCGCCGGGAGATTCGAAATGTCTGCGGCCATGATCGAGGGGAGGACCCGGCCCCCAAATCCCGTCGAGTTTGGGTAAAAAGTGATAGGGAATGCCTGCCTATGGGGTGGACGCAAATTAGGATTGCTTCGGATCCTAGGGACGGCGAAGCGATCCCCAAAGACAAAGACCAAACAGCTTCCCAGGAGCCTCGTGAGCAAAGGCGAGAGGACCAAAACATTTCGCAAGTCCGCACGTTTGAGAAAAGCGCACCCAAACCGAGCCAACCGGTGCGTGGCGACGCAGTTTCAATTCAGGCTCGTGGACTTTCGGGTGGAAACCTCCAAGAGGCTCGAACGTCGGCTGCATCAAAAGATTTTTCCAAACAAGGCGAAGGGGTTTCCCCCAAAAGCCCCGAAGTCAAAGTGAGCAAAACGCCGTCTTCTGCGCTCGAGGTCAAAGCCAAAGAAACTTCTTTAACCAATAGAATAGAAATGGAGCGGCTCCTTAAAGATCTGGAGAAAGCCGATAAGGCTTCGGCCCGAGCAGCGGCACAAATCCTCAAGGACAGAATGCTGAAACAAAAACTGTGGAAAACTTCTCCCTATAAAACAACTTTGGAAGAAATCCTTTCGGAAGACGACCTTTGATCTTCCTTCACTGAGCTGGAAGGAAAAAGGTGAAGCCATGGTTCTTGCCCAAAAATATTTTTCGATTCGGTGTCATCCTTATGGAGGCTGT harbors:
- the csm5 gene encoding type III-A CRISPR-associated RAMP protein Csm5, with product MATQTATSPVMDKALEKLTVFLTVLSPIHIGTKDGALQPMEYLFDGARVHVVDETKLGRFLLQRNLLDNFVQQAFSGDLRKKGLHGFLKEKARDVDFRKIGPQVASYSVPGGSSNMPDFRPFVRDGFGNVYLPGTSIKGVLRTAIIYNILKSELPSGSSQGKHPREQKVRSWIRQLRTEKKQERAKKFLSTELQKTTLQCWKLAGGGKEQNRDLLRCLKVRDAYPLNGKVETSVIPIRFLSKKKDGAHYWSAKPRGGGDLEIWVEAVIGGTFQTEILWDHALWEKFCHNNPTLKNLGEMSPKKILLMANAMNRDVIDHERAFYSSKGMAQGELLKQWYEQLGTSVLRIGFGSGMLSTTVNLLWSEQLRREIRNVCGHDRGEDPAPKSRRVWVKSDRECLPMGWTQIRIASDPRDGEAIPKDKDQTASQEPREQRREDQNISQVRTFEKSAPKPSQPVRGDAVSIQARGLSGGNLQEARTSAASKDFSKQGEGVSPKSPEVKVSKTPSSALEVKAKETSLTNRIEMERLLKDLEKADKASARAAAQILKDRMLKQKLWKTSPYKTTLEEILSEDDL